From the genome of Trichocoleus sp. FACHB-46, one region includes:
- a CDS encoding HAD family acid phosphatase, giving the protein MTSDKPLPKALICDLDGTLCNIYHRQHYMRSRPKNWKAFYRALGKDLAHEFCRDIVQMYKERGFAILLVSGRPAEYKPETEAWLADHEVEYDALWMRRTEDSRPDFIVKKEIYEQFIQGRYNVFFVLDDRDQVVKMWRRQGLTCLQVAEGNF; this is encoded by the coding sequence ATGACCTCCGACAAACCTCTGCCTAAAGCACTCATCTGTGACTTAGATGGTACGCTCTGCAATATCTACCATCGACAACACTACATGCGCTCCCGACCCAAGAACTGGAAAGCTTTTTATCGAGCTTTAGGGAAAGACTTAGCTCATGAGTTTTGTCGAGATATTGTTCAGATGTACAAAGAGAGAGGATTTGCCATTTTGTTGGTTTCTGGGCGGCCTGCTGAATACAAACCAGAAACTGAAGCCTGGCTAGCCGATCATGAAGTGGAATATGATGCGCTCTGGATGAGAAGAACGGAAGATTCTAGACCAGACTTTATCGTCAAAAAGGAGATCTACGAACAATTCATTCAAGGTCGCTATAATGTCTTCTTTGTGCTTGACGATCGCGATCAGGTAGTGAAGATGTGGAGAAGACAAGGACTCACTTGTCTGCAAGTTGCGGAAGGGAATTTCTAA
- a CDS encoding AraC family transcriptional regulator — translation MPQHKIRDPLIQQIGLTLKTELESSGTDSRLYADAMATALSAHLFQRYSTQRSLLREYTGGLPPHKLNQAITYIHDHLDQDLRLVEIAAIVQMSPHYFATLFKQSTGLAPHQFVTQCRIERAKWLLAKQELTILEILLQLGFKSQSHFTRVFQEQTGLTPTAYRSHS, via the coding sequence ATGCCCCAACATAAAATTCGCGACCCTTTGATTCAACAAATTGGCCTCACACTCAAAACCGAGTTGGAATCTAGTGGCACAGATAGCCGCCTCTATGCCGATGCTATGGCGACAGCACTCTCAGCCCATCTGTTCCAGCGATACTCTACCCAGCGATCGCTCCTGAGAGAATACACAGGTGGCTTACCACCCCATAAGCTCAACCAAGCGATTACCTATATTCACGATCATTTAGACCAAGACTTACGATTAGTGGAAATCGCTGCGATCGTGCAAATGAGTCCGCATTACTTCGCCACTTTATTCAAGCAATCTACGGGCTTGGCTCCCCATCAGTTCGTAACCCAATGCCGGATTGAACGTGCCAAATGGTTGTTAGCCAAGCAAGAACTAACAATTTTAGAAATCTTGCTACAGCTTGGTTTCAAGAGCCAAAGTCACTTTACTAGAGTATTCCAGGAGCAAACTGGACTGACCCCCACAGCTTATCGGAGCCATAGCTAA
- a CDS encoding ABC transporter ATP-binding protein: MALIQNSASLNSDGSFASQRQGKQCHQSGVRAIVENMKYRNLYSGLQRRLQELSQSLNLFQYGGRAVELVWSTNHRLTLALALFTLVAGLLPGAIAYVGKLIIDSVVAASQSQAVGDRWDALGYLALEAIAVALLAGSKQGLTLCQSLLRVLLGQKVNVLILKKALTLDLAHFEDSEFYDKMTRARREASSRPLSLVGRTFGLVQDSLALITYGGLLLNFSIGAVFVLMLAAVPAFIAETRFAGQAFRLFRWRAPETREQTYLETLIAREDFAMEVKLFQLGPLLLTRYQEIFHRLYDEDRSLTIRRGLWGYLLGLLSTAAFYAAYTWIVIEAIAGRISLGDLTMYLVVFRQGQTTFSSALSSIGGMFEDSLYLSNLYEFLEQEIPQPFGAATKGPTPGDGIRFENVSFMYPGNAQPALTNISFHLKPGEKMAIVGENGSGKTTLIKLLTRLYSPTSGRILLDGLDLEAWDMEVLQRRIGVIFQNFVRYQFTVGENVGVGDVEHITESPRWEEAANKGMALPFIEEMTEGFQTQLGKWFKGGRELSGGQWQKIALSRAFMRTGADILVLDEPTSAMDAEAEVQIFNHFRTVTQHQMAILISHRFSTVRMADWIVVLSAGELIEQGTHEDLVQAGKRYAHLFSLQAAGYQ, from the coding sequence TTGGCCCTGATTCAGAATAGCGCTTCTCTCAACAGTGACGGCAGTTTTGCTAGCCAGCGCCAAGGGAAGCAATGTCATCAATCAGGAGTGCGGGCTATTGTGGAGAATATGAAGTATCGTAACCTTTACTCTGGCCTGCAACGGCGCTTGCAGGAACTCTCCCAATCGCTGAATCTATTTCAATATGGTGGCCGTGCTGTGGAATTGGTCTGGTCAACCAATCACCGCTTGACCCTGGCTTTGGCCCTCTTTACCTTGGTTGCGGGGTTACTCCCTGGCGCGATCGCTTATGTCGGCAAGCTAATTATTGACAGTGTGGTTGCAGCGTCTCAATCGCAAGCTGTCGGCGATCGCTGGGACGCATTAGGTTATCTGGCTTTAGAGGCGATCGCCGTAGCGCTTTTGGCGGGCAGCAAGCAAGGTCTAACGCTCTGCCAATCCCTGCTGCGCGTGCTTCTAGGGCAGAAAGTGAATGTGCTGATTCTGAAGAAAGCACTGACGCTGGATTTGGCGCATTTCGAGGATTCCGAGTTTTACGACAAAATGACCCGCGCTCGCCGGGAAGCGTCTAGCCGCCCGTTAAGCTTGGTGGGGCGAACCTTTGGGCTAGTGCAGGACAGTTTAGCCCTGATTACCTACGGCGGTTTGCTGCTGAACTTCTCGATTGGGGCTGTCTTTGTCTTGATGTTAGCTGCTGTGCCTGCCTTTATTGCGGAGACACGCTTTGCGGGACAAGCGTTTCGGCTGTTTCGTTGGCGAGCCCCAGAAACGCGCGAACAAACCTATTTAGAAACCTTAATCGCTCGTGAAGACTTTGCCATGGAGGTGAAGCTGTTTCAGTTGGGGCCGCTGCTCTTGACCCGCTACCAAGAGATTTTCCATCGCCTTTATGATGAGGACCGTAGCTTAACCATTCGGCGCGGGCTTTGGGGCTACTTGCTCGGCTTGCTCAGTACGGCGGCTTTTTATGCGGCTTACACCTGGATTGTGATTGAGGCGATCGCAGGCCGTATCTCTCTGGGTGACTTAACCATGTATTTGGTGGTATTTCGCCAAGGTCAGACAACCTTTTCTTCAGCTCTCAGCTCTATCGGCGGCATGTTCGAGGATTCGCTTTATCTCTCTAATCTATATGAATTCTTAGAGCAAGAAATCCCTCAACCCTTTGGAGCCGCGACAAAAGGGCCAACTCCAGGCGATGGCATCCGCTTTGAAAATGTCTCCTTTATGTATCCGGGCAATGCTCAACCTGCTTTAACCAATATCTCTTTTCACCTCAAACCGGGGGAAAAGATGGCGATCGTGGGGGAAAATGGCTCTGGCAAAACCACGCTGATCAAGCTGCTCACTCGCCTCTATAGCCCTACCTCAGGCCGCATTCTCCTCGATGGCCTTGACCTAGAAGCTTGGGATATGGAAGTACTGCAACGTCGGATTGGCGTCATCTTTCAGAACTTTGTGCGTTATCAATTCACCGTAGGGGAAAATGTTGGGGTGGGGGACGTAGAACATATTACCGAATCGCCCCGCTGGGAAGAAGCCGCAAATAAAGGGATGGCGTTGCCCTTTATTGAAGAGATGACAGAGGGGTTCCAAACCCAGTTGGGCAAGTGGTTTAAAGGTGGGAGAGAGTTGTCAGGGGGGCAATGGCAAAAAATTGCTTTGTCGCGCGCCTTTATGCGAACAGGGGCTGATATTCTCGTTCTAGATGAACCCACGTCAGCGATGGATGCAGAAGCGGAAGTGCAAATTTTTAATCACTTTCGGACCGTGACGCAGCACCAAATGGCGATCTTGATTTCCCACCGTTTCTCTACAGTGCGGATGGCGGATTGGATTGTGGTGCTATCGGCTGGTGAGCTAATTGAGCAAGGCACCCATGAAGACTTAGTCCAAGCAGGCAAGCGTTATGCTCACTTGTTCTCTCTGCAAGCAGCGGGTTATCAGTAA
- a CDS encoding DUF6464 family protein, with protein sequence MAFMSLFQQSTRTLMRHSNYCLISIMFANLCLALQAGSPGLLTGIVVGSSLLYLPLSLLNLWWQWQQHKARTDELNAQFRARLAATKQKPLGNPHCIYSARSLHIRCAVHPYGPCEGCLDFEPRS encoded by the coding sequence ATGGCTTTCATGTCTCTGTTTCAACAATCAACTCGCACCTTGATGCGGCACAGCAACTACTGCTTGATCAGCATCATGTTTGCCAATCTCTGTTTGGCCTTGCAAGCAGGATCACCCGGACTGCTTACCGGAATCGTCGTGGGTAGCTCGCTGCTTTACTTGCCGCTGAGCCTGCTAAATCTCTGGTGGCAGTGGCAGCAGCATAAAGCCCGCACGGATGAGTTAAATGCTCAATTCCGGGCACGACTTGCTGCCACGAAGCAAAAACCTCTAGGCAATCCTCACTGTATTTACTCAGCGCGATCGCTGCATATTAGATGTGCGGTGCATCCCTACGGCCCCTGTGAAGGCTGCTTAGACTTTGAGCCTCGTAGCTGA
- the hflX gene encoding GTPase HflX encodes MNSETSFLVRPIETIYGNTQGIKSSQLKQLQRLYEQRQPSDRFCTPELAQELAAVSTAIHHPVCMYLNRRGQVLRVAVGTPAQTQLSEQELPRHSAERLSGVRCLATQLKATPPDGANLTAIARQRLDALITLICAPTDSKSNSKSKGAIAKNGTSGEIQSTYLVHLVPDLDQPWEISPLPLAELIEEDFGDLVDDWEKEFHAAGYGAFQFEEKGDDQDKILLVGLMTDDLSPQRFQDGLEELVRLAESAGGTVLETMIQKRSQPHPQTVVGQGKVDEIAQQAQAIGANLVVFDRDISASQIRNLEAQMNLRVVDRTELILDIFAQRAQSQAGKLQVELAQLEYMLPRLRGRGQAMSRLGGGIGTRGPGETKLETERRTIQRRINQLQQEVNQLQAHRSRLRQQRQHNEIPTVALAGYTNAGKSTLLNTLTHSEVYTADQLFATLDPTTRRLTITDAETQSQRSLLLTDTVGFIHELPPPLMDAFRATLEEVTEADAVLHVVDLSHPAWESHIQSVQEVLADLPTISGPTLLVFNKVDQVESEALGAAQQTYPDAVFISATRGLGLATLKQRLVHIATPAADAKMNTEFSAP; translated from the coding sequence GTGAATTCAGAAACCAGCTTTCTGGTTAGACCTATCGAAACGATTTACGGTAATACCCAAGGCATCAAATCCAGCCAGCTCAAGCAGCTTCAGCGATTGTACGAACAGCGGCAACCGAGCGATCGCTTTTGTACTCCGGAGTTGGCTCAAGAATTAGCGGCTGTTAGCACAGCGATTCATCATCCTGTCTGTATGTACCTAAATCGCCGGGGACAGGTGTTGCGGGTGGCCGTGGGTACGCCAGCCCAAACTCAGCTATCCGAGCAGGAACTACCTCGACATAGTGCCGAGCGCTTGAGTGGAGTTCGGTGTCTGGCAACCCAGCTTAAAGCAACTCCTCCGGATGGCGCTAACCTAACAGCGATCGCTCGGCAGCGCTTAGATGCCCTGATTACGCTAATTTGTGCTCCCACTGATTCCAAGTCGAATTCCAAGTCGAAGGGTGCGATCGCGAAAAACGGAACTTCAGGCGAAATTCAATCTACTTATTTAGTGCATCTCGTTCCGGATCTGGATCAACCTTGGGAGATTTCTCCCCTTCCCCTCGCAGAGCTGATAGAGGAAGACTTTGGGGATTTAGTCGATGACTGGGAGAAAGAGTTTCACGCCGCTGGGTATGGAGCTTTCCAGTTTGAGGAAAAAGGAGATGACCAAGACAAGATTTTGCTCGTGGGGTTGATGACCGATGATCTGTCGCCTCAGCGCTTCCAGGATGGTTTAGAAGAACTGGTTCGTCTAGCCGAGAGTGCTGGAGGAACGGTTCTGGAAACCATGATTCAGAAGCGATCGCAACCGCATCCCCAAACGGTTGTAGGTCAGGGAAAAGTGGATGAAATTGCCCAACAAGCTCAAGCGATTGGAGCCAACTTAGTAGTGTTCGATCGCGATATCTCGGCTTCCCAGATTCGGAATTTGGAAGCCCAAATGAACCTACGAGTGGTAGACCGTACTGAACTGATTCTGGATATTTTTGCCCAACGCGCTCAGTCTCAAGCAGGTAAATTGCAGGTTGAACTTGCCCAGTTGGAATATATGTTGCCACGACTGCGAGGACGAGGGCAGGCGATGTCTAGGTTGGGAGGTGGTATTGGCACCAGAGGTCCAGGGGAGACTAAGCTAGAAACGGAGCGCCGGACGATTCAGCGGCGGATCAATCAATTGCAACAGGAAGTGAACCAGTTGCAAGCCCATCGTTCTCGCCTGCGCCAACAGCGCCAACATAACGAAATTCCGACCGTTGCTTTAGCAGGTTACACCAATGCCGGGAAGTCTACTCTGCTCAATACCTTGACTCACTCAGAAGTTTATACCGCTGACCAGTTATTTGCCACCCTCGACCCCACCACGCGACGGCTGACCATCACCGATGCTGAGACCCAATCTCAGCGATCGCTTCTGCTCACAGATACAGTGGGTTTTATCCATGAACTGCCGCCTCCCTTGATGGATGCCTTCCGAGCCACTTTGGAAGAAGTCACAGAAGCCGATGCGGTGCTGCATGTAGTCGATCTCTCCCATCCTGCTTGGGAAAGCCATATACAGTCAGTCCAAGAGGTGTTGGCAGATCTCCCAACCATTTCTGGTCCTACATTGTTGGTGTTTAACAAAGTGGATCAAGTGGAAAGCGAGGCTCTAGGGGCTGCTCAACAAACTTATCCGGATGCTGTCTTTATCTCAGCGACGCGAGGACTGGGTTTAGCAACACTCAAGCAACGCTTGGTGCACATCGCCACGCCTGCTGCGGATGCCAAGATGAACACAGAGTTCAGCGCCCCTTAA
- a CDS encoding MBL fold metallo-hydrolase, producing the protein MTDSSTLVLPAENHTPDIATGSIFFVGTATVILRYAGFTILTDPNFLHQGDHVHLGYGLRSERVTNPAIEIEELPPLDLVVLSHMHEDHFDHIAEQKLNKTVPIVTTKHATEKLQKKGFQATYALDTWETITIQKGGVQLRISAMPGRHGPGALAALLPPVMGSLLEFQNSTGQAFFRLYITGDTLVYEEIKEIPQRHSQIDLALLHLGGTRAFGVLVTMDGKQGVEMVRLIAPKTAIPIHYNDYTVFKSPLEEFKQAIAAAGLDTQIEYLSHGDTYQFQVPANRLQS; encoded by the coding sequence ATGACTGACTCAAGTACCTTAGTTTTGCCAGCCGAAAACCACACCCCCGATATTGCGACTGGTTCCATTTTCTTTGTTGGTACTGCGACTGTCATTCTTCGGTATGCTGGGTTCACCATCCTGACCGACCCTAACTTCTTGCACCAGGGAGATCACGTTCACTTAGGATATGGATTGCGTTCTGAACGAGTCACCAATCCTGCGATCGAGATTGAGGAGTTACCGCCGCTGGATCTGGTCGTACTCTCCCACATGCACGAAGATCACTTCGATCATATTGCTGAGCAAAAGCTGAACAAAACTGTCCCTATTGTCACGACCAAACACGCGACTGAGAAGTTGCAGAAGAAGGGCTTCCAAGCAACCTATGCTTTAGACACTTGGGAAACCATAACTATTCAGAAAGGAGGGGTGCAGCTCCGCATCAGTGCCATGCCAGGAAGACATGGACCTGGAGCTTTAGCCGCTTTACTGCCTCCGGTGATGGGTAGCTTATTAGAATTTCAAAATAGTACTGGACAGGCTTTCTTTCGCCTCTATATTACGGGCGATACATTGGTCTATGAAGAAATCAAGGAGATTCCCCAGCGACACTCTCAGATTGATTTGGCACTGCTGCATTTAGGCGGTACTAGAGCGTTTGGCGTGTTAGTGACAATGGACGGCAAACAAGGCGTAGAAATGGTGCGCTTGATCGCCCCTAAAACCGCCATCCCCATCCACTACAACGACTACACCGTCTTTAAATCTCCCTTAGAAGAGTTTAAACAGGCGATCGCTGCCGCAGGACTAGACACCCAAATCGAATACCTCAGCCACGGCGATACTTACCAATTTCAAGTTCCTGCCAACCGTTTACAAAGTTGA
- a CDS encoding Rieske 2Fe-2S domain-containing protein, giving the protein MSDASLTQAQAIADTELETTVGRATVATLQSGVLEQDSGTHELPAGGPDPSRFDAKEAWYPVFYVEDLDKTKPARFTLLEIDLVIWWEQATESWRVLEDKCPHRLAPLSEGRIAEDGLLECPYHGWAFSGAGHCDRIPQQAIGGTAETSERACVTAFPATIRQGLLFVYPGNPNNATKTAVPIVTPIEELDGWVCLNTFRDLPYDALTLLENVLDASHVPYTHHRSVGNRANAAPVDLELVESGKQGFQGLWEEGPRKGTLGRQDTTFIAPGLMWHDLTSKQFGRTLTVVYATPIRKGECRLFAIFPFKFSAKLPSFFIRLTPRWYSHLGQNNVLEDDQIFLHHQERYLEQAGGSANFAKAFYLPTRADRFVSALRQWVNRYSADPFSGATLPPALPKEQLLDRYYSHTIKCASCSAALTRLQRIRLACLILAAIAWTVAPLLAVSLGNEAGFGVVAVAVASLVSGAAWLGLGRLEQQFYRGRETPLRNLPEKKRSQKK; this is encoded by the coding sequence ATGTCTGATGCGTCTTTAACTCAAGCGCAGGCGATCGCAGACACAGAGCTGGAAACCACTGTAGGTAGGGCAACTGTGGCCACTCTCCAGAGCGGAGTACTAGAACAAGATAGCGGAACGCATGAATTGCCTGCGGGTGGCCCTGACCCATCTCGGTTTGATGCCAAAGAAGCTTGGTATCCGGTGTTCTATGTAGAGGATTTAGATAAGACCAAGCCAGCTAGATTTACGTTGCTGGAAATCGATTTAGTCATCTGGTGGGAGCAGGCGACGGAATCTTGGCGAGTTTTAGAAGATAAATGTCCTCACCGCTTAGCGCCGCTTTCCGAAGGCAGAATTGCTGAGGATGGTTTGCTAGAGTGCCCCTATCACGGTTGGGCGTTTTCTGGAGCGGGTCACTGCGATCGCATTCCTCAACAGGCGATCGGAGGTACTGCAGAAACCTCGGAACGGGCTTGTGTGACGGCATTCCCCGCTACAATCCGTCAGGGGTTGTTGTTTGTTTATCCTGGCAACCCAAACAACGCCACCAAAACCGCAGTGCCAATCGTAACTCCAATAGAAGAATTAGACGGCTGGGTTTGCCTCAATACCTTTAGAGATTTGCCTTACGACGCGCTGACCTTGTTGGAAAACGTCTTAGATGCCAGCCATGTGCCTTATACGCACCACCGCTCCGTGGGCAACCGCGCTAACGCTGCCCCAGTAGATTTGGAGCTTGTGGAGTCTGGCAAGCAAGGCTTTCAGGGATTGTGGGAGGAAGGACCACGCAAGGGAACACTCGGTCGCCAAGACACCACCTTTATTGCCCCAGGGTTGATGTGGCACGACCTGACTTCCAAGCAGTTCGGCAGAACGCTGACGGTGGTTTACGCTACCCCAATCCGCAAAGGAGAATGTCGGCTGTTTGCGATATTCCCTTTCAAGTTCTCTGCTAAACTGCCCAGTTTCTTTATTCGCCTGACACCCCGTTGGTATTCTCACTTGGGACAGAACAATGTGCTAGAAGATGACCAAATCTTTCTGCATCACCAAGAGCGCTATCTGGAGCAGGCAGGCGGGAGCGCCAACTTTGCCAAAGCATTTTATTTGCCTACCAGAGCCGATCGCTTTGTCTCAGCGCTGCGGCAATGGGTGAACCGATACAGCGCCGATCCGTTTTCAGGTGCGACGTTGCCCCCCGCACTGCCCAAAGAACAATTGCTTGATCGCTACTATTCGCACACCATCAAATGCGCCAGTTGCAGCGCGGCCTTGACCCGACTACAAAGAATTAGGTTAGCTTGTCTCATCTTGGCAGCGATCGCCTGGACCGTTGCCCCATTGCTAGCCGTTTCGCTAGGAAATGAAGCGGGGTTTGGTGTGGTGGCAGTGGCGGTCGCCAGCTTGGTGAGTGGAGCCGCCTGGCTGGGATTAGGTAGGCTAGAGCAGCAGTTTTACCGAGGGCGAGAAACTCCGCTTCGCAATTTACCAGAGAAGAAGCGGTCTCAGAAAAAATGA
- a CDS encoding tetratricopeptide repeat protein has translation MNRLPKLSGLLLSLLLTATPHVAIAAPSLEQLFKQGEAAQEAKQYLEAERIWRQVIQQQPSDADAYLNLGDALYDQKQFNQAVAAYRQAIQLNPQLINAYTSLGAVLRDQGRLAEAIATHRQVLKIDPQNATAYNNLGVALADQNQTEEAIAAFRQSLKLNPKDAIVHTNLADTLEADKQIDAAIASYRQAIQLNPKNGTAYNNLANLFYRQKQLDEAMAAFRKSVEVEPQEATGHYGIGIILHDQGKLEEAIVNYRKAIAFDPLLIRPYEELGNALQDSEKSPSNAADYYGLGLLLSREGKTPQAIVAYRRAIALNPKLALAYKSLGDALLQNGPTALKSTEEAVVAYRQAVTLAPNYRPFYTDLSAIADQFQDFGNDQAAIAVYQLLLQMVPDDPATYVGLGRTYRQQGKLEIAVKQYRRAIELNQNYAEAHLELANLLSMDLQRWSEAEAAYRQAITLETDSDYFDVAINGFEESLRRQNKLETAIAFYRELLKRYPESMPLHRYLGDVLVEQKQFAAATPLYRRLIELQRTTQASPDQIASSYEKLDRILVLQDQVDAAFALYQEAIQLDPSNFQVLHHFAELQKSQNRRSEAVATYRQMIALAPTEILPRLWLGEILRLEQQFTEAITVYEEALKVAKDSYSKAIAHDGLGLIFEQQGNLTAAIRQFQQALQIFPGSSEVQRHLQAAEQRLKQK, from the coding sequence ATGAACAGACTGCCCAAGCTCAGCGGATTGCTGTTGTCTTTGTTGCTAACCGCTACGCCTCATGTGGCGATCGCGGCTCCTTCGCTGGAGCAACTGTTTAAGCAAGGAGAAGCAGCCCAGGAAGCCAAGCAGTACCTTGAAGCGGAACGAATTTGGCGGCAAGTGATTCAGCAGCAACCCAGTGATGCTGATGCCTACCTGAATTTGGGTGACGCACTTTATGACCAAAAACAGTTTAACCAGGCAGTTGCCGCTTATCGTCAAGCAATTCAGCTCAACCCTCAGCTGATAAATGCTTACACTAGCCTAGGAGCAGTCTTACGTGATCAGGGCAGATTGGCAGAGGCGATCGCAACTCACCGCCAAGTTTTGAAGATCGATCCGCAAAACGCCACAGCTTACAACAACCTGGGAGTGGCCTTAGCCGACCAAAACCAAACAGAAGAGGCGATCGCCGCCTTCCGCCAGTCGCTCAAGCTGAATCCTAAAGATGCCATTGTGCATACAAATTTAGCGGATACTCTTGAAGCTGACAAACAAATAGATGCGGCGATCGCCAGTTATCGCCAAGCGATTCAACTTAACCCCAAGAATGGGACAGCTTACAACAACTTAGCCAATTTGTTCTACAGGCAAAAGCAGCTGGATGAGGCGATGGCAGCTTTCCGTAAAAGTGTAGAAGTAGAGCCCCAGGAAGCAACTGGTCATTACGGTATTGGTATCATCCTCCATGACCAAGGCAAGTTAGAGGAAGCTATTGTCAACTACCGCAAAGCGATCGCCTTTGATCCATTACTGATCAGACCTTATGAAGAACTCGGCAACGCTTTGCAAGACAGCGAGAAAAGCCCTAGCAATGCCGCAGATTATTATGGCTTAGGTCTGCTGCTGTCTCGGGAAGGAAAAACTCCACAAGCGATCGTAGCTTATCGTCGCGCCATTGCCCTCAATCCCAAACTAGCGCTTGCCTATAAGTCATTAGGCGATGCACTTTTGCAAAACGGGCCTACTGCACTTAAATCTACAGAAGAAGCAGTCGTGGCTTATCGCCAAGCTGTAACCCTAGCACCTAACTATCGTCCTTTCTATACTGACCTGAGCGCCATCGCCGATCAATTTCAAGATTTTGGCAATGATCAAGCTGCGATCGCTGTTTACCAACTGTTGCTGCAAATGGTTCCCGACGACCCAGCCACCTATGTCGGTTTGGGGCGCACCTATCGGCAGCAGGGAAAGCTAGAGATCGCAGTCAAGCAGTACCGCCGTGCTATTGAGCTGAATCAGAACTACGCAGAAGCTCACTTGGAGCTAGCCAACCTTCTGAGCATGGATTTGCAGCGCTGGTCAGAGGCCGAAGCTGCTTATCGCCAAGCCATCACGCTAGAAACTGATTCTGATTACTTTGATGTTGCTATTAACGGCTTTGAAGAGAGCTTAAGACGCCAAAACAAATTAGAAACTGCGATCGCTTTCTATCGAGAACTTCTAAAGCGCTATCCGGAGAGTATGCCCCTGCATCGCTACTTAGGTGATGTTTTAGTTGAGCAGAAGCAATTCGCCGCAGCCACGCCACTTTACCGCCGTCTGATCGAGCTACAGCGAACGACTCAAGCATCTCCTGATCAAATTGCTTCCAGTTACGAAAAGCTAGATAGAATACTCGTTCTACAGGATCAAGTCGATGCAGCTTTTGCTCTTTATCAGGAGGCCATTCAACTTGATCCGAGCAACTTTCAAGTACTTCATCATTTCGCGGAACTACAAAAATCCCAGAATCGTCGGAGCGAAGCAGTTGCCACTTATCGCCAGATGATTGCGCTTGCACCCACAGAAATTTTACCGCGTCTGTGGTTAGGGGAAATCCTACGTTTAGAGCAGCAGTTTACAGAAGCAATCACAGTGTATGAAGAAGCCCTGAAGGTCGCTAAAGACTCTTACTCCAAAGCGATCGCCCATGATGGCTTAGGGCTGATCTTCGAGCAGCAAGGTAACTTAACCGCAGCTATTCGGCAGTTCCAGCAAGCCTTGCAGATCTTCCCTGGATCAAGTGAGGTTCAAAGACATTTGCAAGCCGCTGAGCAACGCCTAAAACAGAAGTAG